The proteins below come from a single Ruegeria sp. THAF33 genomic window:
- a CDS encoding ATP-binding cassette domain-containing protein has translation MTEDTKFHHGDAVDDQAPIVQMKDIEKHFGNIIALAGVSFDVKPGECHCLLGDNGAGKSTFIKTMSGVHKPTKGEILFEGQPLHFDTPRDAMEAGIATVFQDLAMIPLMSVTRNFFMGREPTKGKGLLKRFDVDHANEVCMEEMRKMGINLRAPDQAVGTLSGGERQTVAIARAVYFGAKILILDEPTSALGVRQTSNVLATIDRVRSQGVGVVFISHNVRHALAVGDRFTVLNRGKTLGTAKRGEITPEELQDLMAGGQEMAELEGSLGGTV, from the coding sequence ATGACCGAAGACACCAAGTTCCACCATGGAGATGCCGTCGATGATCAGGCGCCCATCGTTCAGATGAAAGACATCGAAAAGCACTTTGGCAATATCATCGCGCTTGCTGGCGTCAGCTTTGACGTCAAGCCCGGGGAATGCCATTGCCTGCTGGGCGACAACGGCGCGGGTAAGTCCACCTTCATCAAGACCATGTCCGGGGTGCACAAACCCACCAAGGGCGAGATTTTGTTCGAAGGTCAGCCGTTGCATTTCGACACGCCGCGTGACGCGATGGAAGCGGGCATCGCGACCGTGTTTCAGGATCTTGCGATGATCCCGCTGATGAGCGTGACGCGCAATTTCTTCATGGGGCGCGAACCCACCAAGGGCAAAGGGTTGCTCAAGCGGTTCGATGTGGATCATGCAAACGAAGTCTGCATGGAAGAGATGCGCAAGATGGGCATCAATCTGCGCGCACCGGATCAGGCGGTTGGGACATTGTCCGGCGGCGAACGTCAGACGGTGGCCATCGCGCGGGCGGTGTATTTCGGCGCCAAGATCCTGATCCTCGACGAACCGACCTCGGCGCTTGGTGTGCGTCAGACGTCGAATGTTCTTGCTACGATCGACCGGGTGCGCAGCCAGGGTGTCGGCGTGGTTTTCATCAGCCACAACGTGCGCCATGCGCTGGCGGTGGGTGATCGTTTTACCGTACTGAACCGCGGCAAAACTCTGGGCACGGCCAAACGCGGTGAAATCACACCCGAAGAGTTGCAGGACCTTATGGCCGGCGGTCAGGAAATGGCCGAGCTTGAGGGATCGCTGGGCGGTACTGTCTAA
- a CDS encoding phytanoyl-CoA dioxygenase family protein, with the protein MVNQELGFVGYFDQESCDLDEFKVLTSQTLSAETVPFAASVEKNVPVYDMQALSPGLERPDTRRALLAEWGRVLGKSAGVIALKGAYPDTSIIDRATDVFREIIEEERQGGAGEGDHFAASGANDRVWNALQKQCLRDPEGFALYFGNTAIAAACEAWLGPNYQVTAQINQVRPGGKAQQAHRDYHLGFQSAESAARYPAQAHLVTASLTLQGAVAHFDMPVESGPTKLLPFSQLYPPGYLAFHDEAHRAHFEDSCIQLPLEKGDAVFFNPALFHAAGANSSADINRMANLLQISSAFGRAMESVDRWAMSEAVFPSLIALKQWGDLTVAELDAVIAATAECYPFPTNLDTDPPVGGNAPESQADILRRAVAEGWTEAQLAQSLSARNQRQAA; encoded by the coding sequence ATGGTGAATCAAGAACTCGGTTTCGTCGGCTATTTCGACCAGGAATCCTGTGATCTGGATGAATTCAAGGTGTTGACCTCTCAGACTCTTTCCGCCGAGACGGTGCCTTTTGCCGCCTCGGTCGAAAAGAACGTGCCCGTCTATGATATGCAGGCACTGAGCCCCGGTTTGGAACGGCCTGATACGCGCAGGGCCTTGCTGGCAGAATGGGGCCGGGTGCTGGGCAAATCCGCCGGTGTGATCGCCCTGAAAGGGGCGTATCCCGACACGTCGATCATTGATCGGGCGACGGATGTGTTTCGTGAAATCATCGAAGAAGAACGCCAGGGTGGCGCCGGTGAAGGCGATCACTTTGCCGCCTCGGGCGCGAATGACCGGGTGTGGAACGCGCTGCAAAAGCAATGCCTGCGCGACCCCGAGGGCTTTGCGCTCTATTTCGGGAACACGGCGATAGCGGCGGCATGTGAAGCGTGGCTTGGCCCGAACTATCAGGTGACTGCTCAGATCAATCAGGTGCGCCCCGGTGGCAAGGCGCAACAGGCGCATCGGGATTATCACCTTGGGTTTCAAAGCGCCGAAAGCGCGGCCAGGTATCCCGCACAGGCTCATCTGGTGACGGCCTCGCTGACCCTGCAAGGGGCGGTTGCGCATTTTGACATGCCGGTGGAAAGCGGGCCGACCAAGTTGTTGCCGTTCTCGCAGCTCTACCCGCCGGGCTATCTGGCGTTCCACGATGAAGCACACCGGGCGCATTTCGAAGACAGCTGTATCCAGTTGCCATTGGAAAAGGGGGACGCGGTGTTCTTCAATCCGGCGCTGTTCCATGCGGCGGGCGCGAACAGCAGCGCCGACATCAATCGCATGGCAAACCTGCTGCAAATCTCATCCGCCTTCGGGCGCGCGATGGAGTCGGTGGATCGGTGGGCGATGTCCGAGGCGGTATTCCCATCTTTGATTGCTCTGAAACAATGGGGCGATCTGACGGTAGCAGAACTGGACGCGGTCATAGCGGCCACGGCAGAGTGCTATCCCTTCCCGACCAATCTGGACACGGACCCCCCGGTCGGGGGCAATGCGCCGGAAAGCCAGGCGGATATTCTGCGTCGCGCGGTTGCGGAAGGATGGACCGAGGCGCAGCTGGCCCAGTCCCTATCGGCCCGGAACCAAAGGCAAGCTGCCTGA
- the iolG gene encoding inositol 2-dehydrogenase — protein MLNVGLLGAGRIGRVHAQAIASHPGSKLIAVSDALPEAAASLASDHGAKARSSEEIIADPEICAVLIATPTDTHSDLIEAATGAGKAVLCEKPVDLDLKRAMECLNSVSERGKPVMIGFNRRFDPNFATLKAGLDAGEIGKAELLSITSFDPAPPPVSYVKVSGGLFRDMMIHDFDMANFLMGDVPETISAVGSSLVDAEIGAAGDVDTAAVTMTYADGRIAVIKNSRRAAYGYDQRVELLGSQGLLQAQNMLENTVVKSTADGVVGAKPTYFFLERYMPAYRVEWAAFVDAVESGSEVPVTLKDGVAALAMAEAATLSARAGKPVRMEEILKPVAK, from the coding sequence ATGTTGAACGTCGGATTGTTGGGTGCCGGGCGCATCGGGCGTGTTCATGCGCAGGCGATTGCATCGCATCCGGGCAGCAAACTCATTGCTGTTTCCGATGCCTTGCCAGAGGCCGCGGCCAGCCTTGCCAGCGATCATGGGGCCAAGGCGCGCAGTTCCGAAGAGATCATTGCGGATCCGGAAATCTGCGCGGTTCTGATTGCAACTCCGACAGATACGCATTCTGACCTGATTGAAGCAGCGACAGGCGCAGGAAAAGCCGTCCTGTGTGAAAAGCCCGTTGATTTGGACCTGAAGCGCGCCATGGAATGTCTCAATTCGGTCTCGGAACGCGGCAAGCCGGTCATGATAGGGTTCAATCGGCGATTTGATCCCAATTTTGCGACCTTGAAGGCGGGGTTGGATGCGGGTGAGATTGGCAAGGCAGAGCTCTTGTCGATCACATCGTTTGACCCGGCGCCGCCACCGGTCAGCTACGTAAAGGTGTCTGGCGGTTTGTTTCGGGACATGATGATTCATGATTTTGACATGGCGAACTTCCTGATGGGGGACGTTCCCGAAACAATCTCGGCGGTTGGGTCTTCGCTTGTGGATGCTGAAATCGGCGCCGCGGGGGATGTGGATACAGCGGCAGTTACAATGACTTACGCGGATGGCCGCATCGCGGTCATCAAGAATTCGCGGCGCGCGGCCTATGGCTATGACCAGCGGGTCGAACTGCTGGGCTCCCAGGGGTTGCTACAGGCTCAGAACATGCTGGAAAACACTGTCGTCAAGTCAACGGCGGACGGTGTCGTGGGTGCCAAGCCTACCTATTTCTTCCTGGAACGCTACATGCCTGCATACCGCGTGGAATGGGCCGCATTTGTCGACGCTGTTGAAAGTGGATCCGAAGTTCCGGTCACGCTGAAGGACGGTGTTGCAGCGCTGGCGATGGCCGAGGCCGCAACCCTGTCGGCGCGGGCAGGAAAACCGGTACGGATGGAAGAAATTTTGAAACCGGTTGCAAAATGA
- the iolE gene encoding myo-inosose-2 dehydratase — protein MSVKIGISPIAWQNDDLPDLTAAYTMEQALKEAREIGYTGVERGQRMPADTEGLRAYLDANDIALCGGWCSGSTLVNDLHAEIAVVREQVEQFVALNSPCIVYAECSNTVQGQIGTPVNDRPKLSRDEVLAYAGRLTELAKWMADQGMPMAYHHHMGTIIESEDEVNWLMEGSGPELSLCFDTGHLLFGGGDVMATLNRWGDRVHHVHFKDIRPEIVQDTRENNRSFLDAVIAGAFTVPGDGCIDFQAVANALKAMDYNGWIVVEAEQDPAKAPPYEYSKMGYDHIVEVCGQAGLEIKA, from the coding sequence ATGAGCGTGAAGATCGGCATCTCTCCGATTGCCTGGCAGAATGACGACCTGCCGGACCTGACCGCAGCTTACACGATGGAGCAGGCGCTGAAAGAAGCGCGCGAGATCGGTTATACAGGTGTCGAACGAGGCCAGAGGATGCCCGCCGACACCGAAGGGTTGCGGGCCTATCTGGACGCAAATGACATCGCGCTGTGCGGGGGGTGGTGCTCGGGCAGCACGCTGGTCAACGACCTGCACGCCGAGATCGCCGTGGTGCGTGAACAGGTCGAACAATTCGTTGCGCTGAACAGCCCGTGCATCGTCTATGCCGAATGTTCCAATACCGTCCAGGGACAGATCGGAACGCCTGTCAATGATCGCCCCAAATTGTCGCGGGACGAGGTTCTGGCCTATGCGGGCAGGCTGACCGAACTTGCCAAGTGGATGGCAGATCAGGGCATGCCCATGGCCTATCACCATCACATGGGCACGATCATCGAAAGTGAAGATGAGGTGAACTGGCTGATGGAGGGGTCAGGCCCCGAATTGAGCCTGTGTTTCGATACGGGCCATCTGCTGTTTGGTGGCGGCGATGTGATGGCCACGCTGAACCGTTGGGGCGACCGGGTGCATCACGTGCATTTCAAGGATATCCGCCCCGAAATCGTACAGGACACGCGTGAGAACAATCGCAGTTTTCTGGATGCGGTGATCGCGGGCGCGTTCACTGTGCCGGGTGACGGTTGCATAGACTTTCAGGCCGTGGCCAATGCACTGAAAGCAATGGATTACAACGGCTGGATCGTGGTCGAGGCAGAGCAGGACCCGGCCAAGGCGCCGCCCTATGAGTACTCGAAAATGGGCTATGACCACATTGTCGAAGTCTGCGGTCAGGCAGGATTGGAGATCAAAGCGTAA
- a CDS encoding TIM barrel protein, giving the protein MPQPFQLAACAEMLWLDRPMDWRAARLAEMGFGVGLWNWPELDIPRLVATGASFTIMNGYLQGRLADDDGAKMLLASAAETIQVGKRLGVARLNLHGTGLGDGGIPIWQHDVVTGPMWLKARDTLNRICDLAQAEDVVFTLENLNLLDHPGCPFGSTADVLALVSSVDRPQLRINLDLYHTQIGEGDLIRWCEKCLPWIGEVQVADNPGRCEPGTGEINYAAVARALNDLGYRGPVGMEAFAAGDPEDALNAFRSAFTL; this is encoded by the coding sequence ATGCCTCAACCGTTTCAACTTGCGGCCTGTGCCGAGATGCTGTGGCTGGACAGGCCGATGGATTGGCGTGCCGCCCGGCTGGCCGAGATGGGGTTCGGCGTCGGGCTGTGGAACTGGCCAGAGCTCGATATTCCCAGACTGGTCGCAACCGGCGCCAGTTTCACCATCATGAACGGCTATCTTCAGGGGCGGCTGGCCGACGATGACGGGGCCAAGATGCTGCTGGCCTCGGCCGCCGAAACAATTCAGGTCGGCAAGCGACTTGGCGTTGCGCGTCTGAACCTGCACGGCACCGGTCTGGGTGATGGTGGCATACCGATCTGGCAGCATGACGTGGTCACAGGGCCGATGTGGCTGAAGGCCAGGGACACCCTGAACCGGATCTGTGATCTGGCCCAGGCCGAAGATGTGGTGTTCACGCTTGAAAACCTGAACCTGCTGGACCATCCCGGCTGTCCGTTCGGGTCAACGGCGGACGTGCTCGCCTTGGTTTCGTCGGTTGATCGTCCGCAGTTGCGGATCAATCTCGACCTGTACCATACCCAGATCGGCGAGGGGGATCTGATCCGCTGGTGTGAAAAATGCCTGCCCTGGATCGGAGAGGTGCAGGTGGCCGACAATCCCGGTCGGTGCGAGCCCGGAACCGGCGAGATCAACTATGCCGCCGTGGCGCGTGCGCTGAACGATCTGGGTTATCGTGGCCCTGTCGGGATGGAAGCCTTCGCCGCAGGCGACCCGGAAGACGCGCTAAACGCCTTCCGGTCGGCATTCACGCTCTGA
- a CDS encoding SDR family NAD(P)-dependent oxidoreductase: MSHTFANYPSLAGKTVFITGGAGGIGAETVRAFAEQGAKVGFLDLNADAGLALLSELDGEHTFAQCDLRNIDEMNAAIGQLVEELGDADVLVNNAARDDRHDWREVTPDYWDERMATNIRHMFFAIQSVAPGMIAKGAGSIINIGSNSWWEAGAGFPAYATAKSAVHGLTRTMARELGDHRIRVNTVVPGWIMTQRQKDLWVTPEALAKQIDRQCLPDPIDPVYVARMVLFLASDDAAMCSAGNFMVEGGSI; encoded by the coding sequence ATGAGCCATACTTTCGCCAATTACCCAAGCCTTGCAGGTAAGACGGTTTTCATCACCGGAGGCGCCGGCGGAATTGGCGCGGAAACCGTTCGGGCCTTTGCCGAACAGGGGGCAAAGGTTGGTTTTTTGGACCTCAACGCCGATGCCGGGCTTGCTTTGCTTTCCGAACTGGACGGAGAGCATACATTCGCCCAATGCGATCTGCGCAACATTGACGAGATGAACGCCGCAATAGGGCAACTGGTGGAAGAGCTGGGCGACGCGGATGTGCTGGTAAACAACGCGGCCCGGGATGACCGGCACGACTGGCGCGAGGTAACGCCAGACTATTGGGATGAGCGCATGGCGACCAATATCCGCCACATGTTCTTTGCCATTCAGTCGGTGGCACCAGGAATGATCGCCAAGGGTGCAGGTTCGATCATCAATATCGGGTCGAATTCGTGGTGGGAGGCCGGTGCGGGCTTTCCCGCCTATGCCACAGCGAAATCGGCGGTGCATGGCCTGACCCGCACCATGGCGCGCGAGCTGGGCGATCACCGGATCCGGGTCAACACGGTCGTGCCCGGCTGGATCATGACCCAGCGCCAGAAAGACCTGTGGGTCACGCCCGAGGCGCTGGCCAAACAGATCGACCGCCAATGCCTGCCCGACCCGATCGACCCGGTCTATGTGGCGCGGATGGTGCTGTTTCTGGCCTCGGATGACGCGGCCATGTGCAGCGCGGGGAATTTCATGGTCGAAGGCGGGTCGATCTAA
- a CDS encoding GNAT family N-acetyltransferase, which translates to MIEIREADPTSDVLRPIVEAHFAHSESAGPAESNHTMSAESLAGPGIRFCAIYDDQQALGCGALKLLPDGTAEVKSVHILAQVRGRGLARVMMAHLADLARAEGVEALVLETGADHLPEYDAARKLYEELGYSYCRPIFGYSDDPNSAFMRLALEPRS; encoded by the coding sequence ATGATCGAAATTCGCGAGGCCGACCCCACCTCGGACGTGTTGCGTCCGATTGTGGAAGCTCATTTCGCCCACAGCGAATCGGCCGGTCCTGCGGAAAGCAACCATACGATGAGCGCAGAATCACTGGCCGGACCGGGCATTCGATTCTGTGCGATTTACGACGATCAGCAGGCGTTGGGCTGCGGCGCCTTGAAACTGTTGCCCGATGGCACGGCCGAGGTGAAATCGGTGCATATCCTCGCACAGGTACGGGGGCGCGGACTGGCGCGTGTCATGATGGCTCATCTGGCCGATCTGGCGCGCGCAGAAGGCGTCGAAGCTTTGGTTTTGGAAACCGGGGCAGACCATCTTCCAGAGTATGATGCCGCCCGCAAGCTTTACGAAGAGTTGGGTTATTCCTATTGCAGACCGATCTTTGGGTACAGTGACGATCCGAACAGCGCATTCATGCGCTTGGCTCTTGAACCCCGCTCGTAA
- a CDS encoding sugar ABC transporter substrate-binding protein, which yields MKKFVKGALAAGALALATPAFAQEIVVVSHGQANDAFWNVVKNGVEQAGKDVGVNVEYRAPETFDMVAMSQLIDAAVNQEPDGLIVSIPDADALGPSIERAVAAGIPVISINSGAEVAKELGALLHVGQDEYDAGKAAGEELASMGGTNAICVNHEVGNVSLDLRCEGFTEGFGGKVTVLPTSNDPSEIESKVAAALAADESVDTVMALGASSAGEPSVAAAKASGRDLNVASFDLSANFLQSIVDGDAAFAIDQQQYLQGYLSVNFMGLHAKYGLMPGGDVPSGPNLITQDKAAQVIELSAQGIR from the coding sequence ATGAAGAAATTCGTTAAAGGCGCGCTTGCTGCGGGGGCACTGGCCTTGGCCACACCTGCATTTGCGCAGGAAATCGTGGTCGTGTCGCATGGCCAGGCCAATGACGCATTCTGGAACGTCGTGAAGAACGGCGTTGAGCAGGCCGGAAAAGATGTCGGTGTCAACGTGGAATATCGTGCACCTGAGACCTTTGACATGGTTGCCATGTCGCAGCTGATCGACGCAGCCGTGAACCAGGAGCCTGACGGGCTGATCGTCTCGATCCCGGATGCCGATGCGCTTGGCCCCTCGATCGAACGTGCGGTTGCCGCCGGTATCCCGGTGATCTCGATCAACTCGGGTGCGGAAGTGGCCAAGGAACTGGGTGCTTTGCTGCATGTGGGTCAGGACGAATATGATGCGGGCAAGGCGGCTGGTGAAGAGCTGGCCTCGATGGGTGGAACGAATGCGATCTGTGTTAACCACGAGGTCGGCAACGTGTCACTTGACCTGCGCTGCGAAGGCTTCACCGAAGGGTTCGGCGGTAAAGTAACCGTTCTGCCGACCTCGAACGATCCGTCCGAGATCGAGTCCAAAGTTGCCGCCGCGTTGGCCGCTGACGAAAGCGTTGATACCGTTATGGCTCTGGGCGCAAGCTCGGCCGGCGAGCCTTCGGTCGCCGCGGCCAAAGCCTCGGGGCGGGATTTGAATGTTGCCTCGTTCGACCTTTCGGCCAACTTCCTCCAGTCAATCGTGGATGGTGACGCGGCCTTTGCCATCGACCAGCAGCAGTACCTTCAGGGCTACCTGTCGGTGAACTTCATGGGTCTGCACGCCAAATACGGCCTGATGCCGGGTGGCGACGTGCCTTCGGGTCCGAACCTGATCACTCAGGACAAGGCCGCACAGGTCATCGAACTGTCCGCGCAAGGTATCCGCTGA
- a CDS encoding ABC transporter permease, with translation MSESAPVLSDERVKKEPFLTKLMKRPELGAIAGAVLVFVFFAITADESMFTLAGVMNFMTPAAQLGILAIGAALLMIGGEFDLSIGSMVAFSGLFFGVCVVTWQLPLIFAIPMTFVFAACVGAINGNIVIRSGLPSFIVTLAFLFILRGLSLVGLKMATGGSTQLRGVRDAVENDWLAPFFSGEAFGSLFAWLAANGMIDTFKSGAPKVPGIPVEILWFIVITLAATYVLLRTPVGNWIFASGGDSTAASNSGVPVNRVKVSLFMLTACCAALVAIITVMDAGSTDARRGFQKEFEAIIAAVIGGCLLTGGYGSAIGAFFGSIIFGMVVIGLTYTDFDQDWFQVFLGAMLLIAVLFNNAIRKRVTGER, from the coding sequence ATGAGTGAATCAGCGCCCGTCCTGTCGGACGAAAGGGTCAAGAAAGAACCATTCCTGACCAAACTGATGAAAAGACCCGAGCTGGGCGCCATTGCAGGTGCGGTTCTGGTATTCGTGTTCTTTGCGATCACCGCAGATGAATCGATGTTCACTCTTGCCGGTGTCATGAACTTCATGACTCCTGCGGCACAGTTGGGTATCCTGGCGATCGGTGCGGCACTGCTGATGATTGGTGGAGAGTTCGACCTGTCGATCGGATCGATGGTTGCGTTCTCGGGGCTGTTTTTCGGCGTCTGCGTCGTGACCTGGCAATTACCGCTGATCTTTGCCATCCCAATGACATTCGTATTTGCGGCCTGTGTCGGTGCGATTAACGGCAATATCGTGATCCGTTCTGGCCTGCCTTCGTTCATTGTAACGCTGGCGTTTCTGTTCATCCTTCGTGGCCTGTCACTGGTGGGTCTGAAAATGGCGACAGGCGGTTCGACCCAGCTGCGCGGCGTGCGCGACGCGGTCGAAAACGACTGGCTGGCGCCCTTCTTTTCGGGCGAAGCATTCGGCAGCCTGTTCGCATGGCTGGCCGCCAACGGCATGATCGATACATTCAAAAGCGGTGCGCCCAAGGTCCCCGGTATTCCGGTCGAAATCCTGTGGTTCATCGTCATTACACTGGCGGCGACCTACGTGCTGCTGCGTACCCCGGTGGGGAACTGGATTTTCGCCTCGGGTGGTGACAGCACGGCTGCATCCAATTCGGGTGTACCGGTGAACCGCGTCAAGGTTTCACTGTTCATGCTGACGGCGTGCTGTGCCGCCCTTGTGGCGATCATCACCGTCATGGACGCAGGCTCGACCGATGCGCGGAGGGGGTTCCAGAAAGAATTCGAGGCGATCATCGCCGCGGTGATCGGCGGCTGCCTGCTGACCGGCGGATACGGCTCGGCCATCGGGGCTTTCTTCGGCTCGATCATCTTTGGAATGGTCGTCATCGGACTGACCTATACCGACTTTGATCAGGATTGGTTCCAGGTCTTCCTGGGTGCCATGCTGTTGATTGCCGTTCTGTTCAACAACGCGATCCGCAAGCGCGTAACCGGGGAGCGCTGA
- the iolD gene encoding 3D-(3,5/4)-trihydroxycyclohexane-1,2-dione acylhydrolase (decyclizing), which yields MSKTVRLTAAQALVRYLGAQMNEAGEPFIAGVWAIFGHGNVAGLGEALHGAKDSLPTYRGHNEQTMAHSAIAYAKQLGRRRAMAVTSSIGPGATNMVTAAALAHVNRLPVLLLPGDVFATRGPDPVLQQPEVFSDGTISANDCFRPVSRYFDRITRPEHLLTALPRAFRTMTDPADCGPATLAFCQDVQAEAYDYPESFFEPRVWYQRRIRPDEGELARAVAAIKAAKRPVIVAGGGVHYSDATATLQRFAEAHNVPVAETQAGKSALPWDHPLNLGPVGVTGGEPANDICAKADLVLGVGTRFQDFTTGSWGLFANPERELISLNTAAYDAEKHGAMPLQADARVGLDELREALGGHRAPDLPAALKSDWFGKVDALTDAPTDSNALPTDMQVIGAVQRAAKENTVAMCAAGTMPGELHKLWKAPRPGAYHMEYGFSCMGYEIAGAMGIKMAQPDRDVICFTGDGTYMMANSEMATAAMMGISFTVVVTDNRGFGCINRLQMGTGGAEFNNLLDHTVHETKSAIDFAAHAAAMGATSVKVSSIAELEDALAKRDEVKGPYVVVIDTDPYPSTEYGGTWWEVAVPEVSTRPEVNEKRAAYEAAIKERNTK from the coding sequence ATGAGCAAAACAGTCCGATTGACCGCGGCGCAGGCTCTGGTGCGCTATCTCGGGGCGCAGATGAACGAGGCTGGAGAGCCGTTCATCGCAGGTGTGTGGGCGATCTTCGGCCATGGCAACGTGGCAGGTCTGGGCGAGGCGCTGCATGGGGCGAAAGACAGTCTTCCCACCTATCGCGGTCACAACGAACAGACCATGGCACACAGCGCGATTGCTTATGCCAAGCAGTTGGGCCGGCGGCGCGCCATGGCGGTGACATCGTCGATCGGACCGGGGGCCACCAATATGGTCACGGCCGCTGCTCTGGCCCATGTAAACCGTCTGCCTGTTTTGTTGCTGCCTGGCGATGTATTTGCGACGCGTGGCCCCGATCCGGTTTTGCAGCAACCCGAAGTGTTCTCGGATGGAACCATCAGTGCGAATGATTGTTTCAGACCGGTCAGCCGGTATTTCGACCGCATCACCCGCCCGGAACATCTGCTGACGGCTCTGCCGCGCGCCTTCCGCACGATGACGGACCCGGCGGATTGCGGCCCGGCGACGCTGGCCTTTTGTCAGGATGTGCAGGCCGAAGCATACGACTATCCCGAAAGCTTCTTTGAGCCGCGCGTCTGGTATCAGCGCCGCATTCGCCCGGATGAGGGGGAACTGGCGCGCGCCGTTGCTGCGATCAAGGCCGCCAAGCGCCCCGTTATCGTTGCTGGCGGAGGTGTGCATTATTCGGACGCAACCGCCACGTTGCAGCGTTTTGCCGAGGCACACAATGTCCCCGTGGCCGAGACACAGGCCGGCAAGTCCGCATTGCCCTGGGATCACCCGCTCAACCTTGGTCCCGTTGGTGTGACCGGGGGCGAACCCGCCAATGACATCTGCGCAAAGGCGGATCTTGTGCTGGGCGTCGGCACCCGGTTTCAGGACTTCACCACCGGGTCATGGGGTTTGTTCGCGAACCCCGAGCGCGAGTTGATCAGCTTGAACACTGCCGCCTATGACGCCGAAAAGCACGGAGCGATGCCGTTGCAGGCCGACGCTCGGGTTGGTCTGGATGAGCTCAGAGAAGCGCTGGGCGGCCATCGCGCGCCGGATCTGCCTGCGGCATTGAAATCTGATTGGTTTGGCAAAGTTGATGCGCTGACGGATGCCCCGACGGACAGCAATGCGCTGCCAACGGATATGCAGGTGATCGGCGCCGTGCAGCGGGCCGCCAAGGAAAACACTGTTGCGATGTGCGCTGCCGGCACGATGCCGGGTGAGCTGCACAAGCTTTGGAAGGCACCACGCCCCGGTGCCTATCACATGGAATATGGTTTCAGCTGCATGGGGTACGAGATCGCTGGTGCCATGGGCATCAAGATGGCCCAGCCCGACCGCGACGTGATCTGCTTTACCGGTGATGGCACTTATATGATGGCCAACTCGGAAATGGCGACGGCGGCGATGATGGGGATTTCGTTCACCGTTGTCGTCACGGACAACCGCGGGTTTGGGTGCATCAACCGTCTGCAAATGGGGACAGGCGGGGCCGAGTTCAACAACCTTCTCGACCACACTGTGCACGAGACAAAATCAGCCATCGATTTTGCCGCCCATGCGGCAGCGATGGGGGCGACTTCGGTCAAGGTCAGTTCGATTGCCGAGCTCGAAGACGCGCTGGCCAAACGCGATGAGGTCAAAGGCCCCTATGTCGTGGTGATCGACACCGATCCCTATCCATCGACCGAATATGGCGGAACCTGGTGGGAAGTGGCGGTGCCCGAGGTCAGCACCCGCCCCGAAGTGAATGAAAAACGCGCGGCCTATGAAGCCGCCATCAAGGAAAGAAACACGAAATGA
- the iolB gene encoding 5-deoxy-glucuronate isomerase: protein MADLLKKPIGTHGKVHDITPSSAGWNHVGFGLYHLKAGDRANEVTADREVIVVMVEGKARITGAGQDWGILGDRMSVFEKTPPHCLYLPNGTEWEAVAETDCVVAICSAPGKGGHTARRIGPDGITLTERGKGVNTRYINNIAMENEDYADSLLVTEVFTPNGHWSSYPSHRHDEDDYPRITYLEETYYHRLNPSNGFGIQRVYTDDGQLDETMAVSDGDVVIVPRGHHPCGAPYGFEMYYLNVMAGPLRKWRFVAAPEVAWIMERDG from the coding sequence ATGGCAGACCTGCTGAAGAAACCGATCGGAACCCACGGCAAGGTACATGACATCACTCCGTCAAGCGCTGGATGGAATCATGTGGGCTTTGGGCTTTATCATCTAAAGGCCGGGGATCGCGCAAACGAAGTGACCGCGGATCGCGAAGTCATCGTTGTGATGGTTGAAGGCAAGGCGCGGATCACCGGGGCCGGACAGGATTGGGGCATTTTGGGCGACCGGATGAGTGTATTCGAAAAAACACCGCCGCATTGCCTGTATCTGCCCAACGGAACCGAGTGGGAGGCCGTGGCGGAAACCGACTGCGTTGTGGCCATCTGTTCGGCGCCGGGTAAGGGCGGTCATACGGCGCGTCGGATTGGACCTGATGGCATAACCCTGACCGAACGCGGCAAAGGGGTAAATACGCGATATATCAACAATATCGCCATGGAGAATGAGGACTACGCAGACAGCCTGCTGGTGACCGAGGTGTTCACGCCGAACGGCCACTGGTCCTCCTATCCCAGCCACCGCCACGACGAGGATGACTATCCCCGCATCACCTATCTGGAAGAGACCTACTACCACCGCCTGAACCCGTCGAACGGATTTGGGATCCAGCGGGTTTACACCGATGACGGCCAGTTGGATGAGACGATGGCGGTATCAGATGGCGACGTTGTGATCGTCCCGCGCGGCCATCACCCTTGCGGTGCACCCTATGGGTTCGAGATGTACTATCTGAACGTCATGGCCGGACCTCTGCGGAAATGGCGCTTTGTTGCGGCCCCCGAGGTCGCGTGGATCATGGAGCGTGACGGATGA